The genomic DNA TTGTACACACAATTAGTTTGTACTCTGAGGTAGTGGAAGACTTTAATGTGAACTAAATATATCGTCTTTTCTAATTAAAATAGCAATACTCTGCAACGGCCTCTTATGGGCCGTTTTTTTATGCCTCCAATGCTTACTTCTAAGCTCCAAAAGTCTTGATTAGCTGAATGTAAGCGCCTCCGCGGACGTACCAGTATGTGGGTTTCTGGCCTTGTAGATAGGATAGTGAGATTTATGCCCCACCCCTCTACGGCGCAAGACTCATAAGGCCTCACTTCTTGGTGAGGTCAATTCATTTTAGGAGGCGTTGGTATGATCAAAGCAATTGAGCTACAGATTGTTAGGGAGTATCTGAATGATCTTTCCACTGTTCAAAGCGGGACACTTTTAAAAGAGCTAAATCAAAAAACCGAAACTGGTTGTATTGTCAAATCATTGCTAGATTTGATGAACACGTTGTATCCAGACTACATGAGGAGTCAAATCCACCATAATCGTGCTGAACGGCCTGAATCGCTCTACTGGGCGTGTCACGATATGATCGCCCTCGATCAGGAAATGATGAAAGTAGTATCACTTTCTACAAAGCTGAATATTGTAGGTATCGATCTAGTTAGTTTAGGCATTCTGGACAGCTGTATTTGCCACCCCAGGGAGGTTTTCAGACCCGCAATAATGAGATCCGCCGCGGGAATCGTTCTTGTCCACAATCATCCATGTGGAGATCCCTCGCCTTCGGAAGAGGACAAGACTACGACTAACGCGATAAGAGAAGCAGGTAAAATACTAGGAATCAGACTGGTTGATCATGTAATCCTCGCAAAAGGT from Mesotoga infera includes the following:
- a CDS encoding JAB domain-containing protein, with product MIKAIELQIVREYLNDLSTVQSGTLLKELNQKTETGCIVKSLLDLMNTLYPDYMRSQIHHNRAERPESLYWACHDMIALDQEMMKVVSLSTKLNIVGIDLVSLGILDSCICHPREVFRPAIMRSAAGIVLVHNHPCGDPSPSEEDKTTTNAIREAGKILGIRLVDHVILAKGSLYSFTDERIIDMLAIEETISVKESDINL